From Carassius gibelio isolate Cgi1373 ecotype wild population from Czech Republic chromosome B23, carGib1.2-hapl.c, whole genome shotgun sequence, the proteins below share one genomic window:
- the irf10 gene encoding interferon regulatory factor 10 isoform X3 produces MEDRSRHMRLREWLIAQIDSAKYAGLSWENEEKTMFRIPWKHAAKQDYRQNQDAALFKAWAMYKGKFQEGRDKADPSTWKTRLRCALNKSTDFQEVPERSQLDISEPYKVYRVLDDTGRAAEPAGNPVISLDSDCSQALRETPLPMQQDSLLGDSNRAAGWSVNGRAYACPSTGTDSIPLYPSQVSITDFRLEVTLFYHGILVQKLVTTSPDGCFILQGCAPVGNERIYGPCEAKKVFFPRPDIIPLPPGIAEAMTRLLPHLEKGVLVWVAPDGVFIKRFCQGRVYWDGPLAEHRQKANKLERERTCKLLDMTIFLQELQNHRQGTGPEPQYTVDLCFGEEFPDPSQPKTKKLITAQVIPLFAVECLRRHNAPNNVEMKQSPPHRKTNE; encoded by the exons ATGGAAGACAGGTCGAGGCACATGCGACTGAGAGAATGGCTCATAGCTCAGATAGACAGCGCTAAATACGCTGGACTGAGCTGGGAAAATGAGGAGAAAACCATGTTCAGGATCCCCTGGAAACACGCGGCCAAACAGGACTACAGACAGAACCAGGACGCCGCGCTGTTTAAG GCATGGGCAATGTACAAGGGTAAGTTTCAAGAGGGCAGGGACAAAGCAGACCCCTCTACATGGAAAACGCGTCTGCGCTGTGCCCTCAACAAGAGCACAGACTTCCAGGAGGTTCCTGAGCGCAGTCAGCTCGATATCTCTGAGCCGTACAAGGTCTACCGTGTCCTGGACGACACGGGGAGAGCTGCAG AACCTGCTGGAAATCCAGTCATATCACTGGACAGTGACTGCAGCCAAGCCTTGAGAGAGACACCTCTGCCCATGCAG CAGGACAGTTTGCTTGGTGACTCAAACAGAGCTGCTGGATGGAGTG tgaatGGCAGGGCGTATGCTTGTCCCAGTACAGGCACTGACTCCATTCCTCTATACCCGTCTCAGGTCTCCATAACTG ACTTTCGCCTGGAGGTGACTTTGTTCTATCACGGGATCTTGGTGCAGAAGCTCGTCACTACGTCTCCAGATGGCTGCTTCATTCTGCAGGGCTGCGCTCCAGTTGGGAATGAGCGCATTTATGGGCCCTGTGAAGCCAAGAAGGTCTTCTTCCCCCGTCCAGACATCATACCCCTGCCCCCGGGCATCGCCGAAGCCATGACCCGTCTTCTGCCGCACCTGGAGAAAGGTGTGCTGGTGTGGGTGGCCCCAGACGGTGTGTTCATCAAGCGCTTCTGCCAGGGCCGCGTGTACTGGGACGGCCCTCTGGCAGAGCACAGACAGAAAGCAAACAAACTGGAGAGAGAGAGGACCTGCAAACTCCTGGACATGACCATCTTTTTGCAAG AGTTACAAAACCATCGGCAGGGCACTGGTCCtgagccacagtacacagtggaCCTGTGCTTCGGAGAGGAGTTCCCTGACCCCAGCCAGCCAAAGACCAAGAAGCTCATCACTGCACAA
- the irf10 gene encoding interferon regulatory factor 10 isoform X2, producing MEDRSRHMRLREWLIAQIDSAKYAGLSWENEEKTMFRIPWKHAAKQDYRQNQDAALFKAWAMYKGKFQEGRDKADPSTWKTRLRCALNKSTDFQEVPERSQLDISEPYKVYRVLDDTGRAAEPAGNPVISLDSDCSQALRETPLPMQDSLLGDSNRAAGWSVNGRAYACPSTGTDSIPLYPSQVSITDFRLEVTLFYHGILVQKLVTTSPDGCFILQGCAPVGNERIYGPCEAKKVFFPRPDIIPLPPGIAEAMTRLLPHLEKGVLVWVAPDGVFIKRFCQGRVYWDGPLAEHRQKANKLERERTCKLLDMTIFLQELQNHRQGTGPEPQYTVDLCFGEEFPDPSQPKTKKLITAQACLKHTHSKQFNEFEINMKSTADLMRLTLMGCAEQISM from the exons ATGGAAGACAGGTCGAGGCACATGCGACTGAGAGAATGGCTCATAGCTCAGATAGACAGCGCTAAATACGCTGGACTGAGCTGGGAAAATGAGGAGAAAACCATGTTCAGGATCCCCTGGAAACACGCGGCCAAACAGGACTACAGACAGAACCAGGACGCCGCGCTGTTTAAG GCATGGGCAATGTACAAGGGTAAGTTTCAAGAGGGCAGGGACAAAGCAGACCCCTCTACATGGAAAACGCGTCTGCGCTGTGCCCTCAACAAGAGCACAGACTTCCAGGAGGTTCCTGAGCGCAGTCAGCTCGATATCTCTGAGCCGTACAAGGTCTACCGTGTCCTGGACGACACGGGGAGAGCTGCAG AACCTGCTGGAAATCCAGTCATATCACTGGACAGTGACTGCAGCCAAGCCTTGAGAGAGACACCTCTGCCCATGCAG GACAGTTTGCTTGGTGACTCAAACAGAGCTGCTGGATGGAGTG tgaatGGCAGGGCGTATGCTTGTCCCAGTACAGGCACTGACTCCATTCCTCTATACCCGTCTCAGGTCTCCATAACTG ACTTTCGCCTGGAGGTGACTTTGTTCTATCACGGGATCTTGGTGCAGAAGCTCGTCACTACGTCTCCAGATGGCTGCTTCATTCTGCAGGGCTGCGCTCCAGTTGGGAATGAGCGCATTTATGGGCCCTGTGAAGCCAAGAAGGTCTTCTTCCCCCGTCCAGACATCATACCCCTGCCCCCGGGCATCGCCGAAGCCATGACCCGTCTTCTGCCGCACCTGGAGAAAGGTGTGCTGGTGTGGGTGGCCCCAGACGGTGTGTTCATCAAGCGCTTCTGCCAGGGCCGCGTGTACTGGGACGGCCCTCTGGCAGAGCACAGACAGAAAGCAAACAAACTGGAGAGAGAGAGGACCTGCAAACTCCTGGACATGACCATCTTTTTGCAAG AGTTACAAAACCATCGGCAGGGCACTGGTCCtgagccacagtacacagtggaCCTGTGCTTCGGAGAGGAGTTCCCTGACCCCAGCCAGCCAAAGACCAAGAAGCTCATCACTGCACAA
- the irf10 gene encoding interferon regulatory factor 10 isoform X4, with translation MEDRSRHMRLREWLIAQIDSAKYAGLSWENEEKTMFRIPWKHAAKQDYRQNQDAALFKAWAMYKGKFQEGRDKADPSTWKTRLRCALNKSTDFQEVPERSQLDISEPYKVYRVLDDTGRAAEPAGNPVISLDSDCSQALRETPLPMQDSLLGDSNRAAGWSVNGRAYACPSTGTDSIPLYPSQVSITDFRLEVTLFYHGILVQKLVTTSPDGCFILQGCAPVGNERIYGPCEAKKVFFPRPDIIPLPPGIAEAMTRLLPHLEKGVLVWVAPDGVFIKRFCQGRVYWDGPLAEHRQKANKLERERTCKLLDMTIFLQELQNHRQGTGPEPQYTVDLCFGEEFPDPSQPKTKKLITAQVIPLFAVECLRRHNAPNNVEMKQSPPHRKTNE, from the exons ATGGAAGACAGGTCGAGGCACATGCGACTGAGAGAATGGCTCATAGCTCAGATAGACAGCGCTAAATACGCTGGACTGAGCTGGGAAAATGAGGAGAAAACCATGTTCAGGATCCCCTGGAAACACGCGGCCAAACAGGACTACAGACAGAACCAGGACGCCGCGCTGTTTAAG GCATGGGCAATGTACAAGGGTAAGTTTCAAGAGGGCAGGGACAAAGCAGACCCCTCTACATGGAAAACGCGTCTGCGCTGTGCCCTCAACAAGAGCACAGACTTCCAGGAGGTTCCTGAGCGCAGTCAGCTCGATATCTCTGAGCCGTACAAGGTCTACCGTGTCCTGGACGACACGGGGAGAGCTGCAG AACCTGCTGGAAATCCAGTCATATCACTGGACAGTGACTGCAGCCAAGCCTTGAGAGAGACACCTCTGCCCATGCAG GACAGTTTGCTTGGTGACTCAAACAGAGCTGCTGGATGGAGTG tgaatGGCAGGGCGTATGCTTGTCCCAGTACAGGCACTGACTCCATTCCTCTATACCCGTCTCAGGTCTCCATAACTG ACTTTCGCCTGGAGGTGACTTTGTTCTATCACGGGATCTTGGTGCAGAAGCTCGTCACTACGTCTCCAGATGGCTGCTTCATTCTGCAGGGCTGCGCTCCAGTTGGGAATGAGCGCATTTATGGGCCCTGTGAAGCCAAGAAGGTCTTCTTCCCCCGTCCAGACATCATACCCCTGCCCCCGGGCATCGCCGAAGCCATGACCCGTCTTCTGCCGCACCTGGAGAAAGGTGTGCTGGTGTGGGTGGCCCCAGACGGTGTGTTCATCAAGCGCTTCTGCCAGGGCCGCGTGTACTGGGACGGCCCTCTGGCAGAGCACAGACAGAAAGCAAACAAACTGGAGAGAGAGAGGACCTGCAAACTCCTGGACATGACCATCTTTTTGCAAG AGTTACAAAACCATCGGCAGGGCACTGGTCCtgagccacagtacacagtggaCCTGTGCTTCGGAGAGGAGTTCCCTGACCCCAGCCAGCCAAAGACCAAGAAGCTCATCACTGCACAA
- the irf10 gene encoding interferon regulatory factor 10 isoform X1, whose product MEDRSRHMRLREWLIAQIDSAKYAGLSWENEEKTMFRIPWKHAAKQDYRQNQDAALFKAWAMYKGKFQEGRDKADPSTWKTRLRCALNKSTDFQEVPERSQLDISEPYKVYRVLDDTGRAAEPAGNPVISLDSDCSQALRETPLPMQQDSLLGDSNRAAGWSVNGRAYACPSTGTDSIPLYPSQVSITDFRLEVTLFYHGILVQKLVTTSPDGCFILQGCAPVGNERIYGPCEAKKVFFPRPDIIPLPPGIAEAMTRLLPHLEKGVLVWVAPDGVFIKRFCQGRVYWDGPLAEHRQKANKLERERTCKLLDMTIFLQELQNHRQGTGPEPQYTVDLCFGEEFPDPSQPKTKKLITAQACLKHTHSKQFNEFEINMKSTADLMRLTLMGCAEQISM is encoded by the exons ATGGAAGACAGGTCGAGGCACATGCGACTGAGAGAATGGCTCATAGCTCAGATAGACAGCGCTAAATACGCTGGACTGAGCTGGGAAAATGAGGAGAAAACCATGTTCAGGATCCCCTGGAAACACGCGGCCAAACAGGACTACAGACAGAACCAGGACGCCGCGCTGTTTAAG GCATGGGCAATGTACAAGGGTAAGTTTCAAGAGGGCAGGGACAAAGCAGACCCCTCTACATGGAAAACGCGTCTGCGCTGTGCCCTCAACAAGAGCACAGACTTCCAGGAGGTTCCTGAGCGCAGTCAGCTCGATATCTCTGAGCCGTACAAGGTCTACCGTGTCCTGGACGACACGGGGAGAGCTGCAG AACCTGCTGGAAATCCAGTCATATCACTGGACAGTGACTGCAGCCAAGCCTTGAGAGAGACACCTCTGCCCATGCAG CAGGACAGTTTGCTTGGTGACTCAAACAGAGCTGCTGGATGGAGTG tgaatGGCAGGGCGTATGCTTGTCCCAGTACAGGCACTGACTCCATTCCTCTATACCCGTCTCAGGTCTCCATAACTG ACTTTCGCCTGGAGGTGACTTTGTTCTATCACGGGATCTTGGTGCAGAAGCTCGTCACTACGTCTCCAGATGGCTGCTTCATTCTGCAGGGCTGCGCTCCAGTTGGGAATGAGCGCATTTATGGGCCCTGTGAAGCCAAGAAGGTCTTCTTCCCCCGTCCAGACATCATACCCCTGCCCCCGGGCATCGCCGAAGCCATGACCCGTCTTCTGCCGCACCTGGAGAAAGGTGTGCTGGTGTGGGTGGCCCCAGACGGTGTGTTCATCAAGCGCTTCTGCCAGGGCCGCGTGTACTGGGACGGCCCTCTGGCAGAGCACAGACAGAAAGCAAACAAACTGGAGAGAGAGAGGACCTGCAAACTCCTGGACATGACCATCTTTTTGCAAG AGTTACAAAACCATCGGCAGGGCACTGGTCCtgagccacagtacacagtggaCCTGTGCTTCGGAGAGGAGTTCCCTGACCCCAGCCAGCCAAAGACCAAGAAGCTCATCACTGCACAA